From Streptomyces sp. TLI_235, a single genomic window includes:
- a CDS encoding Holliday junction DNA helicase subunit RuvA, with protein sequence MIAFVQGPVAHIAAGTAVVEVGGVGMAVQCAPNTLAGLRIGESARLATSLVVREDSLTLYGFADDDERGLFEILQAAPGVGPRLAQAMLAVHSPDALRAAVAGGDEKALVAVPGIGKAKAAKLLLEYKDKLGAPHGSVPAQKPVATGPAPWHEQLHAALVGLGYAPREADEAVAAVTPEAEAQPVPDVGALLRAALRGLNRAR encoded by the coding sequence ATGATCGCCTTCGTCCAGGGGCCGGTGGCCCACATCGCGGCCGGCACGGCCGTCGTCGAGGTCGGCGGGGTCGGGATGGCCGTCCAGTGCGCCCCGAACACCCTGGCCGGGCTGCGGATCGGCGAGAGTGCCCGGCTCGCCACCTCGCTGGTGGTCCGCGAGGACTCGCTCACGCTGTACGGCTTCGCCGACGACGACGAGCGCGGCCTCTTCGAGATCCTGCAGGCCGCACCCGGGGTCGGCCCCCGGCTGGCCCAGGCGATGCTCGCCGTGCACAGCCCGGACGCGCTGCGCGCCGCGGTCGCCGGCGGCGACGAGAAGGCGCTGGTCGCGGTGCCCGGCATCGGCAAGGCCAAGGCGGCCAAGCTGCTGCTGGAGTACAAGGACAAGCTCGGCGCCCCGCACGGCTCGGTGCCCGCGCAGAAGCCGGTCGCCACCGGCCCGGCCCCCTGGCACGAGCAGCTGCACGCCGCACTGGTCGGCCTCGGCTACGCTCCCCGCGAGGCCGACGAGGCGGTCGCCGCGGTCACGCCCGAGGCCGAGGCGCAGCCGGTGCCGGACGTCGGCGCCCTGCTCCGGGCCGCCCTGCGCGGCCTCAACCGGGCCCGCTGA
- a CDS encoding phosphatidylinositol alpha-mannosyltransferase — protein MRIGIVCPYDWDVPGGVQFHIRDLAEHLIALGHEVSVLAPAEDESALPPYVVSAGRAVAVPYNGSVARLSFGILSAARVRRWLNDGRFDILHVHEPSSPSLSMLAAWSASGPMVGTFHTSNPRSRAMIAASPILQPGLEKMSARIAVSEYARRTLVEHLGGDAVVIPNGVDVRFFADAEPDPRWQGGVLGGAEGPAGAEREARSDNTTDAPATIGFIGRINEPRKGLPTLLAALPRILEERPGTRLLVAGKGDREEAVEGLAPEVRAQVEFLGMVSDEEKARLLRSVDLYVAPNTGGESFGIILVEAMSAGAPVLASDLDAFRQVLDGGAAGELFPVEDAEGLAAAAVKLLGDPARLRELRAAASRHVRRFDWETVGADILSVYETVTDGMPPVAEDERVGWRERFGLAARD, from the coding sequence GTGAGGATCGGCATCGTCTGTCCGTACGACTGGGACGTCCCCGGCGGCGTGCAGTTCCACATCCGCGACCTCGCGGAGCACCTGATCGCGCTGGGCCACGAGGTCTCGGTGCTGGCCCCGGCCGAGGACGAGTCGGCGCTGCCGCCGTACGTCGTCTCGGCGGGCCGGGCCGTCGCGGTGCCGTACAACGGCTCGGTGGCCCGGCTCAGCTTCGGCATCCTGTCGGCCGCCCGGGTGCGGCGCTGGCTGAACGACGGGCGCTTCGACATCCTGCACGTCCACGAGCCCTCCTCGCCGAGCCTGTCGATGCTGGCCGCCTGGTCCGCGTCCGGGCCGATGGTGGGCACCTTCCACACCTCCAACCCGCGGTCCCGGGCGATGATCGCGGCCTCGCCGATCCTGCAGCCGGGCCTGGAGAAGATGTCCGCCCGGATCGCGGTCAGCGAGTACGCCCGGCGCACCCTGGTCGAGCACCTGGGCGGCGACGCGGTGGTCATCCCGAACGGCGTGGACGTCCGCTTCTTCGCCGACGCCGAACCGGATCCGCGCTGGCAGGGCGGGGTGCTCGGCGGCGCCGAAGGGCCCGCCGGTGCCGAAAGGGAGGCGCGGAGCGACAACACCACGGACGCCCCGGCGACGATCGGCTTCATCGGCCGCATCAACGAGCCCCGCAAGGGCCTGCCGACCCTGCTCGCCGCGCTGCCGCGGATCCTCGAGGAGCGGCCGGGCACCCGGCTGCTGGTGGCCGGCAAGGGCGACCGCGAGGAGGCCGTCGAGGGCCTGGCCCCCGAGGTGCGGGCGCAGGTCGAGTTCCTCGGCATGGTCAGCGACGAGGAGAAGGCCCGGCTGCTGCGCAGCGTCGACCTCTACGTCGCCCCGAACACCGGCGGCGAGAGCTTCGGCATCATCCTGGTCGAGGCGATGTCGGCCGGGGCCCCGGTGCTGGCCAGCGACCTCGACGCGTTCCGGCAGGTGCTGGACGGCGGCGCGGCCGGCGAGCTGTTCCCGGTGGAGGACGCCGAGGGGCTGGCCGCAGCCGCGGTGAAGCTGCTCGGCGACCCGGCCCGGCTGCGCGAGCTGCGCGCGGCGGCGTCCCGGCACGTCCGGCGGTTCGACTGGGAGACGGTCGGCGCCGACATCCTGTCGGTGTACGAGACGGTCACCGACGGCATGCCGCCGGTGGCCGAGGACGAACGGGTGGGCTGGCGGGAGCGCTTCGGCCTCGCCGCCCGCGACTGA
- a CDS encoding KDO2-lipid IV(A) lauroyltransferase, which produces MKDRLVYWLYAAGWAVVKRLPERVARALFERVAERVWRGRGKGVLQLEANLRRVHPEADEARLRELSRAGMRSYMRYWMESFRLPAWSLQRIADAMPIKGLEQLNEAMAAGRGAVLALPHMGNWDLAGAWIASAGGYPFTTVAERLKPEQLFDRFVAYREGLGMEVLPLTGSDVSVIGTLARRLRQGKLVCLLGDRDLSAAGLPVDFFGEPTRMPAGPAVLALRTGAALFPVTLWYDGPVMRAEIHPEILPPAEGDQRARTVAMVQALADVWAQGIREHAEDWHMLQKLWLADLGTDRAVQAERGAP; this is translated from the coding sequence GTGAAGGACCGATTGGTCTACTGGCTGTACGCGGCCGGCTGGGCGGTGGTGAAGCGGCTGCCCGAGCGGGTGGCGCGCGCCCTGTTCGAGCGGGTCGCGGAGCGGGTGTGGCGCGGCCGCGGCAAGGGCGTGCTGCAGTTGGAGGCCAACCTGCGGCGGGTCCACCCGGAGGCGGACGAGGCGCGGCTGCGCGAGCTGTCCCGGGCCGGGATGCGCTCCTACATGCGGTACTGGATGGAGTCCTTCCGACTGCCGGCCTGGAGCCTGCAGCGGATCGCCGACGCCATGCCGATCAAGGGCCTGGAACAGCTGAACGAGGCGATGGCGGCCGGCCGCGGCGCGGTCCTCGCCCTGCCGCACATGGGTAACTGGGACCTGGCCGGCGCCTGGATCGCCTCGGCCGGCGGATACCCCTTCACCACCGTCGCCGAGCGGCTCAAGCCCGAGCAGCTGTTCGACCGGTTCGTGGCGTACCGCGAGGGCCTGGGCATGGAGGTGCTGCCGCTGACCGGCTCCGACGTGTCGGTGATCGGCACGCTCGCCCGGCGGCTGCGCCAGGGCAAGCTGGTCTGCCTGCTCGGCGACCGCGACCTTTCCGCGGCCGGCCTGCCGGTGGACTTCTTCGGCGAGCCGACCCGGATGCCGGCCGGCCCGGCGGTACTCGCGCTGCGCACCGGCGCCGCGCTCTTCCCGGTGACGCTCTGGTACGACGGCCCGGTGATGCGGGCCGAGATCCACCCGGAGATCCTGCCGCCCGCCGAGGGCGACCAGCGCGCGAGGACGGTCGCCATGGTGCAGGCCCTCGCCGACGTGTGGGCCCAGGGCATCCGGGAACACGCCGAGGACTGGCACATGCTGCAGAAGCTGTGGCTCGCCGACCTGGGCACCGACCGGGCGGTACAGGCTGAGCGGGGGGCACCGTGA
- a CDS encoding Holliday junction endonuclease RuvC: MRVLGVDPGLTRCGVGVVDGAPGRPLRMVGVGVVRTPVDAEIGVRLLRIEQGLEQWLDEHEPDLVAVERVFAQHNVRTVMGTAQASAVAMLCATRRGIPVTLHTPSEVKAAVTGSGRADKAQVTAMVQRLLRLDAPPKPADAADALALAICHIWRGGAQGRIAAALAKAAPAPAAPAARRPAARQEYRR; this comes from the coding sequence GTGCGGGTACTGGGTGTGGACCCGGGGCTGACCAGGTGCGGTGTCGGCGTGGTCGACGGCGCCCCCGGCCGGCCGCTGCGGATGGTCGGCGTCGGCGTGGTGCGCACCCCCGTCGACGCGGAGATCGGCGTCCGGCTGCTGCGGATAGAGCAGGGCCTGGAGCAGTGGCTGGACGAGCACGAGCCCGACCTGGTGGCCGTCGAGCGGGTCTTCGCCCAGCACAACGTCCGCACCGTGATGGGCACCGCCCAGGCCAGCGCGGTCGCCATGCTCTGCGCCACCCGCCGCGGCATCCCCGTCACCCTGCACACCCCGAGCGAGGTGAAGGCCGCCGTCACCGGCTCCGGCCGCGCCGACAAGGCCCAGGTCACCGCCATGGTGCAGCGCCTGCTGCGGCTGGACGCCCCGCCCAAGCCCGCCGACGCGGCCGACGCCCTCGCCCTGGCCATCTGCCACATCTGGCGCGGCGGCGCCCAGGGCCGCATCGCCGCCGCCCTCGCCAAGGCCGCACCGGCGCCCGCCGCGCCCGCGGCCCGCCGCCCCGCCGCACGTCAGGAGTACCGTCGATGA
- a CDS encoding pyridoxal phosphate synthase yaaD subunit, translated as MSTTPITADQPQIGTARVKRGMAEQLKGGVIMDVVNAEQAKIAEDAGAVAVMALERVPADIRKDGGVARMSDPNMIEEIIAAVSIPVMAKSRIGHFVEAQVLQSLGVDYIDESEVLTPADEVNHSDKWAFTTPFVCGATNLGEALRRIAEGAAMIRSKGEAGTGNVVEAVRHLRQIKNEIAKLRGFDNNELYAAAKELRAPYELVKEVAELGKLPVVLFSAGGVATPADAALMRQLGAEGVFVGSGIFKSGDPAKRAAAIVKATTFFDDPKIIADASRNLGEAMVGINCDTLPESERYANRGW; from the coding sequence GTGTCCACCACCCCCATCACCGCAGACCAGCCGCAGATCGGCACCGCCCGGGTCAAGCGCGGCATGGCCGAGCAGCTCAAGGGCGGTGTGATCATGGATGTGGTCAACGCCGAGCAGGCGAAGATCGCCGAGGACGCCGGTGCTGTCGCCGTCATGGCACTGGAGCGGGTCCCCGCGGACATCCGCAAGGACGGCGGCGTGGCCCGCATGTCCGACCCGAACATGATCGAGGAGATCATCGCCGCGGTCTCCATCCCGGTCATGGCCAAGTCCCGGATCGGCCACTTCGTCGAGGCCCAGGTCCTCCAGTCGCTCGGCGTCGACTACATCGACGAGTCCGAGGTCCTCACCCCGGCCGACGAGGTCAACCACTCCGACAAGTGGGCCTTCACCACCCCCTTCGTCTGCGGCGCCACGAACCTCGGCGAGGCCCTGCGCCGCATCGCCGAGGGCGCGGCCATGATCCGCTCCAAGGGCGAGGCCGGCACCGGCAACGTGGTCGAGGCCGTCCGCCACCTGCGCCAGATCAAGAACGAGATCGCCAAGCTGCGCGGCTTCGACAACAACGAGCTGTACGCCGCGGCCAAGGAGCTGCGCGCCCCCTACGAGCTGGTCAAGGAGGTCGCCGAGCTCGGCAAGCTGCCGGTCGTGCTGTTCTCCGCCGGCGGTGTGGCCACCCCGGCCGACGCCGCGCTGATGCGCCAGCTCGGCGCCGAGGGCGTCTTCGTGGGCTCCGGCATCTTCAAGTCCGGCGACCCGGCCAAGCGCGCCGCCGCGATCGTCAAGGCCACCACCTTCTTCGACGACCCGAAGATCATCGCGGACGCCTCCCGCAACCTCGGCGAGGCCATGGTCGGCATCAACTGCGACACCCTGCCCGAGAGCGAGCGCTACGCCAACCGCGGCTGGTAA
- a CDS encoding YebC/PmpR family DNA-binding regulatory protein, with translation MSGHSKWATTKHKKAVIDAKRGKLFAKMIKNIEVAARTGGGDPAGNPTLYDAIQKAKKSSVPIDNINRAVKRGSGAEAGGADYSTIMYEGYGPNGVAVLIECLTDNRNRAASDVRVAMTRNGGSMADPGSVSYMFTRKGVVIVPKADGVDEDKLFEVVLDHGAEEVNDLGESYEIISEATDLVAVRTSLVDAGIDYDSADANFVPSVQVELDVDGARKILKLIDALEDSDDVQNVFANFDISDEVGAQLDAE, from the coding sequence ATGTCCGGCCACTCTAAGTGGGCTACCACCAAGCACAAGAAGGCCGTGATCGACGCCAAGCGCGGCAAGCTCTTCGCCAAGATGATCAAGAACATCGAGGTGGCGGCGCGCACCGGCGGCGGCGACCCGGCCGGCAACCCCACGCTCTACGACGCCATCCAGAAGGCGAAGAAGAGCTCCGTCCCGATCGACAACATCAACCGCGCCGTCAAGCGCGGCTCCGGTGCCGAGGCCGGTGGCGCGGACTACTCGACCATCATGTACGAGGGCTACGGCCCGAACGGCGTCGCCGTCCTCATCGAGTGCCTCACCGACAACCGCAACCGCGCCGCCTCCGACGTGCGCGTGGCGATGACCCGCAACGGCGGCTCGATGGCCGACCCGGGCTCGGTCTCGTACATGTTCACCCGCAAGGGCGTGGTGATCGTCCCCAAGGCCGACGGCGTGGACGAGGACAAGCTCTTCGAGGTCGTGCTGGACCACGGCGCCGAGGAGGTCAACGACCTCGGTGAGTCCTACGAGATCATCTCCGAGGCCACCGACCTGGTCGCCGTCCGCACCTCGCTGGTCGACGCCGGCATCGACTACGACTCGGCCGACGCCAACTTCGTGCCCAGCGTCCAGGTCGAGCTGGACGTCGACGGCGCCCGCAAGATCCTCAAGCTGATCGACGCCCTGGAGGACAGCGACGACGTGCAGAACGTCTTCGCCAACTTCGACATCAGCGACGAGGTCGGGGCCCAGCTCGACGCCGAGTGA
- a CDS encoding pyridoxal phosphate synthase yaaE subunit yields MSSSTPTIGVLALQGDVREHLVALAAADAVARPVRRAEELAEVDALVIPGGESTTMSKLALLFGVMDPLRARVADGMPVYGTCAGMIMLADKILDGRDDQETVGGIDMTVRRNAFGRQNESFESAVAFTGLTGEPVNGVFIRAPWVESVGAGVEVLAEVPAADGPDSRIVAVRQGRLLATSFHPELTGDHRVHEYFVRMVEDALR; encoded by the coding sequence GTGTCCAGCAGCACCCCGACCATCGGCGTCCTCGCCCTGCAGGGCGACGTCCGCGAGCATCTCGTCGCGCTGGCCGCCGCCGACGCGGTCGCCCGCCCGGTGCGCCGCGCCGAGGAGCTGGCCGAGGTGGACGCGCTGGTGATCCCCGGCGGAGAGTCCACCACCATGTCCAAGCTGGCCCTGCTGTTCGGCGTCATGGACCCGCTGCGGGCCCGGGTGGCCGACGGCATGCCGGTCTACGGCACCTGCGCCGGCATGATCATGCTGGCCGACAAGATCCTCGACGGCCGGGACGACCAGGAGACCGTCGGCGGCATCGACATGACGGTGCGCCGCAACGCCTTCGGCCGGCAGAACGAGTCCTTCGAGTCGGCGGTCGCCTTCACGGGCCTGACGGGCGAGCCCGTCAACGGCGTGTTCATCCGCGCCCCCTGGGTCGAGTCGGTCGGCGCGGGCGTCGAGGTGCTGGCCGAGGTGCCGGCCGCCGACGGCCCGGACAGCCGCATCGTGGCCGTCCGGCAGGGCCGCCTGCTGGCGACCTCCTTCCACCCCGAACTGACCGGAGACCACCGCGTGCACGAGTACTTCGTGCGCATGGTCGAGGACGCCCTGCGCTGA
- a CDS encoding ATP adenylyltransferase, which produces MLIGMTSEPELQRGVGEPDGFRRLWTPHRMAYIQGENKPTGPSPDDGCPFCGIPKLTDEEGLVIARGSAVFAVLNLYPYNGGHLMVVPYRHVADYTELDEAETAELAVFTKHAMTALRTASGAHGFNIGMNQGAAAGAGIAAHLHQHVVPRWGGDTNFMPVVGHTKVLPQLLADTRKMLADAWPQG; this is translated from the coding sequence ATGCTGATCGGCATGACGAGTGAGCCCGAACTGCAGCGGGGCGTGGGGGAGCCGGACGGCTTCCGCCGCCTGTGGACCCCCCATCGGATGGCGTACATCCAGGGTGAGAACAAGCCCACCGGCCCGTCCCCGGACGACGGCTGCCCGTTCTGCGGCATCCCGAAGCTCACCGACGAGGAGGGGCTGGTCATCGCCCGCGGCTCGGCCGTGTTCGCGGTGCTCAACCTCTACCCGTACAACGGCGGACACCTGATGGTCGTCCCGTACCGGCACGTCGCGGACTACACGGAGCTGGACGAGGCCGAGACCGCCGAGCTCGCCGTCTTCACCAAGCACGCGATGACCGCGCTGCGCACCGCCTCCGGCGCGCACGGCTTCAACATCGGCATGAACCAGGGCGCCGCCGCGGGCGCCGGCATCGCCGCCCACCTGCACCAGCACGTGGTGCCGCGCTGGGGCGGGGACACCAACTTCATGCCGGTGGTCGGCCACACCAAGGTGCTGCCGCAGCTGCTCGCCGACACCCGCAAGATGCTGGCCGACGCCTGGCCGCAGGGCTGA
- a CDS encoding 5-carboxymethyl-2-hydroxymuconate isomerase has protein sequence MPQISVDYSPRLGFDRRAFAAELHPLVAAAIDTTVESCKTRFRPVEDTFLGDGDPERAMVYLELKILTGRAPETRTALSEAVLDLLKRHVGGERVHLAVNVVELDRDVYRAAAL, from the coding sequence GTGCCGCAGATCTCCGTCGACTACTCCCCGCGCCTCGGCTTCGACCGCCGGGCCTTCGCCGCCGAGCTGCACCCGCTGGTGGCGGCCGCGATCGACACCACGGTGGAGTCGTGCAAGACCCGCTTCCGCCCGGTCGAGGACACCTTCCTCGGCGACGGCGACCCGGAGCGGGCCATGGTCTACCTGGAGCTGAAGATCCTCACCGGGCGCGCCCCGGAGACCCGGACGGCGCTGAGCGAGGCCGTGCTGGACCTGCTCAAGCGCCACGTCGGCGGCGAGCGGGTGCACCTCGCGGTGAACGTGGTGGAGCTCGACCGCGACGTCTACCGGGCGGCGGCCCTGTAG
- a CDS encoding putative DCC family thiol-disulfide oxidoreductase YuxK, translating into MADSIAHDPVLVFDGDCAFCTSCVTWAERYPRASLSSAGWQAVPYQFADLAELDAKAGGQGLVTAERADREVLWITPGGQVYGGAQAVARLLMRSGGAWAYAGAVLALPPVRPLAAAAYRWVSRNRHLMPAGTPACAMPRR; encoded by the coding sequence ATGGCGGACTCCATCGCACACGACCCCGTGCTGGTCTTCGACGGCGACTGCGCCTTCTGCACCAGCTGCGTGACCTGGGCCGAACGCTACCCGCGGGCCTCGCTCTCCTCGGCCGGCTGGCAGGCCGTGCCCTACCAGTTCGCCGACCTCGCGGAGCTGGACGCGAAGGCCGGCGGGCAGGGCCTGGTCACCGCCGAACGGGCCGACCGGGAGGTGCTGTGGATCACCCCCGGCGGACAGGTGTACGGCGGGGCGCAGGCGGTCGCCAGACTGCTGATGCGCTCCGGCGGCGCCTGGGCGTACGCGGGCGCTGTCCTCGCGCTGCCCCCGGTCCGGCCGCTCGCCGCGGCCGCCTACCGCTGGGTGTCCCGCAACCGGCACCTGATGCCGGCGGGGACACCCGCGTGCGCGATGCCGCGGCGCTGA
- a CDS encoding CDP-diacylglycerol--glycerol-3-phosphate 3-phosphatidyltransferase, producing MLNKYARAFFTRVLTPFAAMLLRWGISPDAVTLIGTAGSVAGALVFFPRGEFFWGTITITLFIFSDLVDGNMARQAGRSSKWGAFLDSTLDRVADAAIFGGLALWYAGTGNNDLLCAVAVFCLASGQVVSYTKARGESLGFPVNVNGMVERAERLVITLVAAGVAGLHTFGLPYVEWLLPFALWVVAAGSLVTVMQRILTVRREAQEADRETAGVEGAA from the coding sequence ATGCTCAACAAATACGCGCGTGCCTTCTTCACACGTGTTCTGACGCCGTTCGCCGCGATGCTGCTGCGCTGGGGGATCAGCCCGGACGCCGTGACGCTGATCGGCACGGCCGGCTCGGTGGCGGGTGCGCTGGTGTTCTTCCCCCGCGGGGAGTTCTTCTGGGGCACGATCACCATCACCCTCTTCATCTTCTCCGACCTGGTCGACGGCAACATGGCCCGCCAGGCCGGGCGCTCCTCGAAGTGGGGCGCGTTCCTCGACTCGACGCTGGACCGGGTGGCGGACGCCGCCATCTTCGGCGGTCTGGCGCTCTGGTACGCGGGCACCGGGAACAACGACCTGCTCTGCGCCGTTGCGGTGTTCTGCCTGGCCAGCGGCCAGGTGGTGTCGTACACCAAGGCACGCGGCGAGAGCCTGGGCTTCCCGGTGAACGTCAACGGCATGGTCGAGCGGGCCGAGCGGCTGGTGATCACCCTGGTCGCGGCCGGTGTCGCGGGCCTGCACACGTTCGGCCTGCCGTACGTGGAGTGGCTGCTGCCGTTCGCCCTGTGGGTGGTCGCGGCGGGCAGCCTGGTGACGGTGATGCAGCGCATCCTGACGGTGCGGCGGGAGGCCCAGGAGGCCGACCGGGAGACGGCGGGAGTCGAGGGGGCGGCGTGA
- a CDS encoding translation elongation factor 2 (EF-2/EF-G) yields the protein MADRAATHTAAPTVERPDRLRNVVLIGATGAGKTTLAESLALTAGALTRAGTVPDGTTAADHEDIEHQQQRSIQLALLPLAWQDCKINLLDAPGYADFAGDMQAALRAAEAAVLVVSATDPVSAHTLALWREVRLRNLPTAIVLTHLNAVRVHLDEVLATLQDAFGEGHPDSVLQLHDSALKDGRLLGSVELLTGRTYGEPGDLPAVDEDRSHLVEAIAGEDDALLERWVAGEELDTASLGEALRREFLAGTVHPVLATAPPADPTGTAPGAAELLDMIAAVFPSPLDRTDDLPACDPDAPLAAQIVHTGEDPYVGRLSLARVFSGTLRPDSVLHVPGGADEKVTGLSCPFGKQQRPVPHALPGDLVCLAKLTAARTGDTLTEGTEPLEPWPQPEALLPAAVQAHSKADEDKLAQTLGRLTAHDPTLRVEQNPDTHQLVLWCTGEAHQAVVLDRLRSRYGVHVDTVDYKVALRETIASSASGHGRHVKQSGGHGQYAICDLTVEPLPGGGFEFVDKVVGGAVPRNFIPSVEKGVRAQLAHGVLAGYPMVDVRVTLTDGKAHSVDSSDAAFQTAGALALREAAANGRIQLLEPVDEVQVLLPDEYQGAVLSDLSARRGHVLGTEPGGPGMSLVRAEVPELELVRYPVELRSISHGTGQFSRSYLRHAPMPPNLASRYEHAS from the coding sequence ATGGCGGACCGAGCAGCCACCCACACCGCGGCCCCCACCGTCGAACGACCCGACCGGCTCCGCAACGTCGTCCTCATCGGCGCCACCGGAGCCGGAAAGACCACCCTCGCCGAGTCCCTCGCCCTCACCGCGGGCGCTCTCACCCGGGCCGGCACCGTCCCGGACGGCACCACCGCCGCCGACCACGAGGACATCGAGCACCAGCAGCAGCGCTCCATCCAGCTCGCGCTGCTCCCGCTGGCCTGGCAGGATTGCAAGATCAACCTGTTGGACGCGCCCGGCTACGCCGACTTCGCCGGCGACATGCAGGCCGCGCTGCGCGCCGCCGAGGCCGCCGTGCTGGTGGTCTCCGCCACCGACCCGGTCTCCGCGCACACGCTTGCGCTGTGGCGCGAGGTCCGGCTGCGGAACCTGCCCACCGCGATCGTGCTGACCCACCTCAACGCCGTCCGCGTCCACCTCGACGAGGTCCTCGCCACCCTGCAGGACGCGTTCGGCGAGGGCCACCCCGACAGCGTCCTGCAGCTCCACGACAGCGCGCTGAAGGACGGCCGGCTGCTCGGCTCCGTGGAGCTGCTCACCGGCCGCACCTACGGCGAGCCCGGCGACCTGCCCGCCGTGGACGAGGACCGCAGCCACCTGGTCGAGGCCATCGCCGGCGAGGACGACGCGTTGCTGGAGCGCTGGGTCGCCGGCGAGGAGCTGGACACCGCCTCGCTCGGCGAGGCGCTGCGCCGCGAGTTCCTGGCCGGCACCGTGCACCCGGTGCTCGCCACCGCTCCCCCGGCCGACCCGACCGGCACCGCCCCCGGCGCCGCCGAGCTGCTGGACATGATCGCGGCGGTCTTCCCCTCCCCGCTCGACCGGACCGACGACCTGCCCGCCTGCGACCCGGACGCGCCGCTCGCCGCCCAGATCGTGCACACCGGCGAGGACCCGTACGTGGGCCGGCTCAGCCTCGCCCGGGTGTTCTCCGGCACGCTGCGCCCGGATTCCGTCCTGCACGTCCCCGGCGGAGCCGACGAGAAGGTCACCGGCCTGAGCTGCCCGTTCGGCAAGCAGCAGCGGCCCGTGCCGCACGCCCTGCCCGGCGACCTGGTCTGCCTCGCCAAGCTGACCGCCGCCCGCACCGGCGACACCCTCACCGAGGGCACCGAGCCGCTGGAGCCCTGGCCACAGCCGGAGGCACTGCTGCCGGCCGCCGTCCAGGCGCACAGCAAGGCGGACGAGGACAAGCTCGCCCAGACCCTCGGCCGGCTCACCGCCCACGACCCGACCCTGCGCGTGGAACAGAACCCGGACACCCACCAACTGGTGCTCTGGTGCACAGGCGAGGCCCACCAGGCGGTCGTCCTGGACCGGTTGCGCAGCCGCTACGGCGTGCACGTGGACACCGTCGACTACAAGGTCGCGCTGCGCGAGACCATCGCGAGCAGCGCCAGCGGGCACGGCCGGCACGTCAAGCAGTCCGGCGGGCACGGCCAGTACGCGATCTGCGACCTCACGGTCGAGCCGCTGCCCGGCGGCGGGTTCGAGTTCGTCGACAAGGTGGTCGGCGGCGCGGTGCCGCGCAACTTCATCCCCTCGGTGGAGAAGGGCGTCCGCGCCCAGCTCGCGCACGGGGTGCTGGCCGGCTACCCGATGGTCGACGTCCGGGTGACGCTTACCGACGGCAAGGCGCACTCGGTGGACTCCTCCGACGCGGCCTTCCAGACCGCGGGCGCCCTGGCGCTGCGCGAGGCGGCCGCCAACGGCCGCATCCAGCTGCTCGAACCGGTCGACGAGGTGCAGGTGCTGCTGCCGGACGAGTACCAGGGCGCCGTGCTCAGCGACCTCTCCGCCCGGCGCGGCCACGTCCTGGGCACCGAGCCCGGCGGGCCCGGGATGAGCCTGGTCCGCGCCGAGGTGCCGGAACTCGAACTCGTCCGCTACCCCGTCGAGTTGCGCTCGATCTCGCACGGCACCGGCCAGTTCTCCCGCAGCTACCTGCGGCACGCCCCGATGCCCCCCAACCTCGCCTCCCGCTACGAACACGCGTCGTAG